From the genome of Saccopteryx bilineata isolate mSacBil1 chromosome 6, mSacBil1_pri_phased_curated, whole genome shotgun sequence, one region includes:
- the PLTP gene encoding phospholipid transfer protein, translated as MAVFGALFLVLLAGAHAEIPGCKIRITSKALELVKQEGLRFLEQELETITIPDLGGSEGRFSYNISEVKVTELQLTSSELHFQPEQELVLQIDNASLGLSFRRQLLYWFFYDGGYINASANGVSIRTALKLSGDPKGRIKVSNVTCQASVSRMHAAFGGTFRKMYDILSTFIISGMRFLLNQQICPVIYHAGMVLLNSVLDTVPVRSSVDNLIGIDYSLLKDPVVSTDKLDMDFRGAFFPLAQQNWSLPNRAVEPQLQEEERMVYVAFSEFFFDSAMESYFRAGALRLSLVGDKVPHDLDMLLRASYFGSIVLQSPAVIDSPLKLELRVMAPPHCTIKPSGTTVSVTASVAITLAPPNQPEIQLSSMIMDVRLNAKVALRGKALRIQLDLRKFRIYSNQSALESLALIPLQTPLKTMLQFGVMPLINERTRRGVQIPLPEGMDFVQEVVTNHAGFLTIGADLHFAKGLREVIEKNRPAGTMDSRAPSAPPPSTAAV; from the exons ATGGCCGTCTTCGGGGCCCTCTTCTTAGTCCTGCTGGCAGGAGCTCACGCCGAGATCCCGGGCTGCAAGATCCGCATTACCTCCAAGGCGCTGGAGCTGG TGAAGCAGGAGGGGCTCCGCTTTCTGGAGCAAGAGCTGGAGACTATCACCATTCCGGACCTGGGAGGCAGCGAGGGCCGCTTCTCCTACAACATCTCTGA GGTGAAGGTCACGGAGCTGCAGCTGACATCTTCTGAGCTCCATTTCCAGCCAGAGCAGGAGCTGGTGCTACAAATCGACAATGCGTCCTTGGGTCTGAGCTTCCGGAGACAGCTTCTCTACTGGTTCTT CTACGATGGGGGATATATCAACGCCTCTGCAAACGGTGTATCCATCCGCACGGCTCTGAAGCTCTCCGGAGATCCTAAGGGCCGGATTAAAGTGTCCAACGTCACCTGCCAGGCCTCTGTCTCCAGAATGCACGCAGCCTTCGGTGGAACCTTCAG GAAGATGTATGACATCCTCTCCACGTTCATCATCTCAGGCATGCGCTTCCTCCTCAACCAGCAG aTCTGCCCAGTGATCTACCACGCAGGGATGGTGCTGCTCAACTCTGTCCTGGACACTGTGCCTG TACGCAGTTCTGTGGACAATCTCATTGGCATTGACTACTCCCTCCTAAAGGACCCTGTGGTCTCCACCGACAAGCTGGACATGGACTTCCGG GGGGCCTTCTTTCCCCTGGCCCAGCAGAACTGGAGCCTGCCTAACCGGGCCgtggagccccagctgcaggaggaggagcggATGGTGTATGTGGCCTTTTCTGAGTTTTTCTTTGACTCAGCCATGGAGAGCTATTTCCGGGCGGGGGCCCTGCGGCTGTCGCTGGTGGGGGACAAG GTGCCCCACGACCTGGACATGCTGCTGAGGGCCTCCTACTTTGGGAGCATCGTCCTGCAG agcccagcagTGATCGACTCCCCGTTGAAGCTGGAGCTTCGGGTCATGGCACCTCCGCACTGTACTATCAAGCCTTCAGGCACCACCGTCTCGGTCACTGCCAGTGTCGCCATCACCTTGGCCCCACCCAACCAACCCGAGATCCAGCTGTCCAGCATGATCATG GATGTCCGGCTCAACGCTAAGGTGGCCCTCCGCGGGAAGGCGTTGCGCATACAGCTGGACCTGCGCAA GTTCCGAATCTACTCGAACCAGTCTGCGCTGGAGTCGCTGGCA CTGATTCCGCTGCAGACCCCTCTGAAGACCATGCTGCAGTTTGGGGTGATGCCTCTCATCAATG AGAGGACTCGGCGTGGGGTGCAGATCCCACTACCTGAAGGGATGGACTTTGTGCAGGAGGTGGTGACAAACCACGCG GGCTTCCTCACCATCGGGGCTGACCTCCATTTTGCCAAAGGGCTTCGAGAGGTGATTGAGAAGAACCGGCCTGCGGGCACCATGGACTCCCGGGCACCCAGTGCCCCACCACCCTCCACAGCAGCTGTCTGA